The genomic window CTGGACGACTACGACCGGCAGCGCATGCCGGCGCTGGGAACAGGCCGGCCCCTCGTCCGCTCGCTGAGCCATGCTGAAAGTAGGCGCATCGTCGACCGGTTGCGCGTGCACTTTCAGGCCGGCGAACTGTTCGGCCGGGAAAGCGGGCCGGGCTTGCGCAGCGCGCTGGCGGCGGTGGCCCAGACCGTCGATGGACGGGACGCTTATCCCAGCCTGGAGGAAAAGGCCGCCCATCTCCTGTATTTCATCGTGAAGAACCACGCCTTTGTGGACGGCAACAAACGCATCGGCGCGGCTTTGTTCCTGTGGTTTCTCGAAAAGAACGGCGCGCTCTTCGGCGCCGAGGAGGATCGTCGAATCTCAGATGCCGCTTTGGTCGCCCTGACCCTGATGATCGCCGAAAGCCGTCCTGCTGAAAAGGACATGATCGTTCGCCTGACCACCCGCCTGCTGCAGAACGATCAAGGATGAAACCGGGAGGGGCGTTGTCCATGCGTCTCGCCCGAGGGATCGAGCCCGCAAGACGGCGTAACGGCGGGGGAGATTCACCGCGGAGGACGCAGAGGGCACAGAGAATGTTGATGGTTGATAGTTGATGGTTGATGGTTGGGAGCGAACCCCGAGACCCGAATCCCGAACACCGATCCGCGAGACCCGCTGTCCATCTCACTGCAGAGTCGCAGAGGGCGTAGAGAGGATTAACGCTCGCGAAGGCGCAAAGCCGCCAAGGCATTTTTTTGTCCATGGAATGACGAGGGAGGACGGGTGGGAGCGTGGACGGGTCGGCTATTTTCGGCATCGCCTGAGAAGGATGGATGCCGTGTGGTTTCGGGAAAGTTAACTATTTGGTCTCGGGATAGGCAACTATGTGGCTTCGGGAAAGGCAACTATTTTAGCAATGCGGGCATCTATTCTATTGACGTGTGACTAATGCGTCACTAGAATGGGGGTGTGACGGAATAGTCACAGATCTTTGAGCCGAGGGACGGTATGTCGGGCAAAGAGCTGATCAAGTTGCTCAAGAAGGCGGGATGGAAAGAGGATCGAATCAAAGGATCACACCATATTCTGAAGAAGGATGGGAAGCTGGTCTCCGTTCCGGTGCACGGTCACGACGATCTTCCACCCGGAACACTGAAACAGATCTTGCAGCAAGCTGACGTGGATTTTGATAAGGAACCATAGAATCCTGTCGTCCACTCGTCTCACTCAGATTACGTCTTGAATTTTTGATATTTCAGACACTTTCGGTCGACCGACCATTTTTTCGGTCTCAGGACCCAGGAGGACACGCCATGTACATCTTTACGCCTTTGGCTGTTTTCACAAAGGACAAGGATGGAACGTACGAAGGATATTCGCCCAACGTGAAGGGCGCGATCTCCTATGGACGGACCTTCGAGGATGCGCTGGCCAACATGAAAGAGGCCATCGAGGGAGTCATGGAGGCGGCCCTGGAGAACGGCTACAACGGCGTGCTGGTGGATTCCGGATATAAAGGCGAGGCGGGGGAGATCGTCGTCCCCATTCCCGCGGAGAAACGTCTGCGGGTGGCCGCCACCATCCATCTGGTTCGGGCGCGTGCCGGGATGAATCAGGAGGAGTTTGCCAAAAAGTTCGGGATCAACCGGGAAACGGTGTGCCGGTACGAGCGCGGGAAACGGATGCCGTCCGCCGATACTTTCTTGGAAATGTTGGAAGCCGTCTGATTTTCCTCCAGACCCAATGGAGACGACGCATTCCGCTTTTTCGTGAAACGGCGTAATCGCAGGGGGATTCACCGCGGAGGACGCAGAGGGCACAGGGGAGGTTGATTGTTGATCGTTGATAGTTGATGGTTCGTGCTCGTAATTCGTAATCGTGATCGTAATCGTGATCGTAATCGAGTCGTTTGAAGGTTTGAAGGCTGAAATGTTCGCAAGTTCAAAGGTTCTCAAGTTCACAGGTTCACAGAGGGTTGATAGTTGATGGGCGAGCCGGCGAGCCGGCGGGGGAGGCCGGTTGCGGCGCAACCTGCAGCGGTGCGATGTGCGTCGCATCGGTGGGTAGGGTTGCGGAGGGGGCGGCGGAAGCGGTACAATAAATGCCATTCAAATTTGGCTTGAATCGACTTTGACTTGAATCGACAGGGGGTGCCATGAACACGTTCAGGCAGGGCGTTGCGGCGCTGCTCGTCGTCGCGCTCGTGGGCTTCGTCCAGGGGAGCACGTTCGACCAGATCCGGTATAACGGCGGCACGCTGCAGACGCAGGTGGACGCCAAGGACTGGGACAACGTTCTCACCATCGAGCCGGGCTACATCCGGCTGC from Acidobacteriota bacterium includes these protein-coding regions:
- a CDS encoding type II toxin-antitoxin system HicA family toxin, which translates into the protein MSGKELIKLLKKAGWKEDRIKGSHHILKKDGKLVSVPVHGHDDLPPGTLKQILQQADVDFDKEP
- a CDS encoding type II toxin-antitoxin system HicB family antitoxin codes for the protein MYIFTPLAVFTKDKDGTYEGYSPNVKGAISYGRTFEDALANMKEAIEGVMEAALENGYNGVLVDSGYKGEAGEIVVPIPAEKRLRVAATIHLVRARAGMNQEEFAKKFGINRETVCRYERGKRMPSADTFLEMLEAV